In Desulfobotulus pelophilus, a single window of DNA contains:
- a CDS encoding TolC family protein → MKHARLRIAGLLTLLFFCASLPLFSYGNPITPEPEFPPVLELSLTEAIHLALRQNRTIESAYLSRILQKFELGQEMTRFSPNLDISPQASTKTTGTARDYASDGPDTTRSRTDNSDLSLVSTVSQKIPTGGEMIFAWENGFESHYHKEDASSGEAQRGLSQWSVGFRQPLLKDGGLDYNTAPLRRAAMQEENNIRSLRDTLISTISGVIQDYRTLLSFYQDMEVQEDALTKAREQLEVTRTMIETGRRAPNEILQSEANLTRQELAFEEAKAQMDDAHLALLQRLEISGNTTLIPTEKIIYKPIEPVFEECLALALERDNSYLSALTSLEMAKIRLSDAKNQRLWNLDLEGGYKDGWNHRKNDPSYRQEEWWVGLRLKIPLPLYGDQKYNREMPLLSARIHLRNANMQLLTARESLENNVRNAVRQVASSLRRVELASKTRQFSEENFLVSELQYKLGRISNADFIREQDKLRDDRLAEIRAIMTYQNSLTRLDALLATTLDTWNIAFITERADLEAEYLGGKTWMLHR, encoded by the coding sequence ATGAAACATGCCCGTTTACGGATTGCAGGACTCCTGACTTTACTTTTTTTCTGTGCATCCCTCCCCCTTTTTTCTTACGGAAATCCCATTACCCCGGAGCCTGAGTTTCCTCCCGTTCTGGAACTCAGCCTTACGGAAGCCATTCATCTGGCCCTTCGGCAGAACCGTACCATTGAGAGTGCCTATCTCTCCAGAATACTCCAAAAATTTGAACTGGGTCAGGAGATGACCCGTTTTTCTCCCAACCTCGACATCAGTCCTCAGGCCAGCACAAAAACCACAGGCACAGCCAGAGATTATGCCTCCGACGGCCCGGATACCACAAGATCCCGCACAGACAATTCCGACCTATCCCTTGTCAGTACCGTCTCCCAGAAAATTCCCACGGGCGGTGAAATGATCTTTGCCTGGGAAAACGGCTTTGAAAGCCATTATCACAAAGAAGACGCCAGCTCCGGTGAAGCACAGAGAGGTCTTTCCCAATGGTCTGTCGGATTTCGCCAGCCCCTGCTGAAAGACGGGGGGCTTGACTACAACACCGCTCCCCTCAGGCGTGCGGCCATGCAGGAAGAAAATAATATCCGATCCTTGAGGGATACCCTGATCAGCACCATTTCCGGGGTGATACAGGATTACCGGACCCTGTTATCCTTTTATCAGGACATGGAAGTACAGGAAGATGCCCTGACCAAGGCAAGGGAACAGCTTGAGGTCACCCGTACCATGATTGAAACGGGAAGGCGTGCACCCAACGAAATTCTCCAGTCGGAAGCCAACCTTACCCGGCAGGAGCTGGCCTTTGAGGAAGCAAAGGCACAGATGGACGATGCCCATCTGGCTCTTTTGCAACGTCTTGAAATTAGCGGGAACACCACCCTTATCCCAACGGAAAAAATCATCTACAAACCCATAGAACCCGTTTTTGAAGAATGTCTGGCACTGGCCCTTGAAAGGGATAATTCCTACCTCTCTGCCCTCACATCTCTGGAGATGGCAAAAATAAGACTTTCCGATGCAAAAAATCAGAGACTTTGGAATCTTGATCTGGAAGGAGGCTACAAAGATGGCTGGAATCACCGGAAAAACGATCCCTCCTACCGTCAGGAAGAGTGGTGGGTAGGCCTCCGCCTGAAAATTCCCCTGCCCCTCTACGGAGATCAGAAATACAACAGGGAAATGCCCCTTCTTTCCGCACGGATTCATCTCCGCAATGCCAACATGCAGCTGCTTACGGCCAGAGAATCCCTTGAAAACAATGTCCGCAATGCCGTTCGCCAGGTGGCCTCCAGCCTCCGGCGGGTGGAACTGGCCTCCAAAACCCGTCAGTTTTCTGAAGAGAACTTCCTTGTCAGCGAACTGCAATACAAGCTGGGGAGAATTTCCAACGCGGATTTCATCCGGGAACAGGACAAGCTCCGGGATGACAGGCTGGCGGAAATCAGGGCCATCATGACCTACCAGAACAGTCTCACCCGGCTGGACGCTCTGCTGGCCACCACCCTGGATACCTGGAACATCGCCTTTATCACCGAGCGCGCCGATCTGGAAGCGGAATATCTGGGCGGAAAAACCTGGATGCTCCACCGCTGA
- a CDS encoding PAS domain S-box protein → MNIKADIQKDFHQSVLDNMRDGVMALNFQGSITLFNPAAATILGMDARVVREHTFAEVFLAAEEENDAFNQMVLDAVTRKKVGQRETVAFIRPDGQKMTLSLSSSWLHREEEKEAMGVVVVFSDITELTVLQEQERNNSRKLAKAYEEIEASNLRLTGLLKRVQMVRGLATAGIILFFVGLGYFHFQGFSNLSSPAKEIKSARMMAEGTQGIHTVTTSPVTSSISLSGRLQPLEEIMITAPFDAKILERHFSFGQVVDKGDILLLLDTTETKMKLREARSSYIKALQNYEELASWNESTEMARARRSLQRAESSLENHIRQLEEATLLFDRGIIPAQELDRAKQQVETSRMDLISSREEMTSTHKKASPENLSIVTMELDNASLRLSELESLLAQAEVRAPVSGVVIQPVTEESKKQSLDQGARVQAGTALFALGDLSGLKVFSRVDEVEIGRLSLNQTVRARGDAFPGIILDGYLSHISAQATSEGSREAPGFEVQVTLPELSAKAVTSIRIGMSADLEILIYDNPKALLVPLYLVRSMGNHAMVRIIRDDGSMEERKVTTGITTPVSVEILSGLESGERLGGWTP, encoded by the coding sequence ATGAATATAAAAGCTGATATTCAAAAAGATTTCCACCAGAGTGTTCTGGACAACATGAGAGACGGCGTTATGGCCCTGAACTTTCAGGGCAGCATTACCCTTTTCAACCCTGCGGCTGCAACCATTCTGGGGATGGATGCCCGTGTTGTACGGGAGCATACCTTTGCCGAGGTCTTTCTTGCTGCGGAAGAAGAAAACGATGCCTTCAATCAGATGGTTCTGGATGCCGTCACCCGAAAAAAAGTGGGACAACGGGAAACCGTTGCCTTTATCCGGCCCGACGGCCAAAAAATGACCTTAAGTCTTTCCTCCTCCTGGCTGCACCGTGAAGAAGAAAAAGAAGCCATGGGTGTGGTGGTGGTTTTTTCTGACATTACGGAGCTGACGGTTCTGCAGGAACAGGAAAGGAACAATTCCAGAAAACTGGCCAAGGCCTATGAAGAAATAGAGGCCAGCAACCTCAGGCTGACGGGGCTTCTTAAAAGGGTACAGATGGTGAGAGGGCTTGCCACGGCAGGTATCATCCTTTTTTTTGTGGGGCTTGGCTATTTTCATTTTCAGGGTTTTTCTAATCTGTCTTCCCCTGCAAAGGAAATAAAATCCGCACGAATGATGGCAGAAGGAACGCAGGGTATCCATACCGTAACAACCAGCCCCGTTACCTCCAGCATTTCCCTTTCAGGCCGTCTCCAGCCTCTGGAAGAAATCATGATTACGGCTCCCTTTGACGCAAAAATTCTTGAACGCCACTTTTCCTTTGGTCAGGTAGTGGACAAGGGCGATATTCTTCTGCTGCTGGATACGACTGAAACAAAAATGAAACTCAGGGAAGCAAGAAGCAGCTATATCAAAGCTCTGCAGAATTATGAAGAGCTGGCCTCATGGAATGAAAGCACGGAAATGGCAAGGGCCAGACGCAGTCTGCAACGGGCAGAAAGCAGCCTTGAAAATCATATCCGTCAGCTGGAGGAAGCCACCCTGCTTTTTGACAGGGGTATCATTCCTGCTCAGGAGCTGGACAGGGCAAAGCAGCAGGTGGAAACCAGCCGCATGGACCTTATCTCCAGCCGGGAAGAAATGACGTCCACCCATAAAAAGGCCAGTCCTGAAAACCTGAGCATTGTTACCATGGAGCTGGATAATGCCAGCTTACGGTTAAGTGAGCTGGAATCCCTCCTCGCCCAGGCCGAAGTACGGGCACCTGTGTCCGGCGTGGTGATTCAACCCGTGACAGAAGAGAGCAAAAAACAGTCTCTGGATCAGGGCGCCAGAGTGCAGGCAGGTACCGCCCTCTTTGCACTGGGAGACCTCAGTGGCCTTAAGGTGTTTTCCCGTGTGGATGAAGTGGAGATTGGAAGACTCTCTTTGAATCAGACGGTAAGGGCAAGGGGAGATGCCTTCCCCGGTATTATACTGGATGGATATCTTTCCCACATATCAGCGCAGGCAACCTCAGAAGGCAGCAGGGAAGCTCCGGGATTTGAGGTACAGGTAACCCTTCCTGAACTGAGCGCAAAAGCCGTTACGTCCATACGGATCGGTATGAGCGCAGACCTTGAAATCCTTATATATGATAACCCGAAAGCGTTACTGGTTCCCCTTTATCTGGTGCGGTCCATGGGCAACCATGCCATGGTGCGGATTATAAGGGATGACGGCAGCATGGAAGAACGGAAGGTGACAACGGGCATCACCACCCCGGTCTCCGTGGAAATCCTTTCAGGGCTTGAAAGCGGAGAGCGCCTCGGAGGATGGACACCATGA
- a CDS encoding ABC transporter ATP-binding protein — translation MSLLKLENIKKSFTLGPVQVHVLKGVSFGVDAGEMLAIMGTSGSGKSTLMNIIGFLDQPDSGRYLLEGKETAKLSDSELSGIRNQKIGFVFQQFNLLGKLTALENVCLPLVYRGIPEKEQKPMAMAILEKVGMGDRAGHKPMELSGGQQQRVAIARALVGTPSILLADEPTGALDTRVGQEIMNLFLELNSTHKITTLIITHDPRIAAQCPGIVRMQDGYVASSEESR, via the coding sequence ATGAGCCTTCTGAAACTTGAAAACATCAAAAAATCTTTTACCCTGGGGCCTGTTCAGGTACACGTTCTCAAAGGTGTGAGCTTTGGGGTGGATGCCGGAGAAATGCTTGCCATCATGGGTACTTCTGGAAGCGGTAAATCCACCCTGATGAACATCATCGGTTTTCTTGACCAGCCGGATTCGGGCCGTTATCTGCTGGAAGGAAAAGAAACGGCCAAACTGTCCGACAGCGAACTCTCCGGTATACGCAACCAGAAAATCGGTTTTGTTTTCCAGCAGTTCAACTTACTTGGCAAACTCACGGCCCTTGAAAATGTTTGCCTTCCTCTGGTGTACAGGGGCATTCCTGAAAAAGAACAGAAACCTATGGCCATGGCAATACTGGAAAAGGTGGGAATGGGAGACAGGGCCGGGCACAAGCCCATGGAACTTTCAGGGGGACAGCAGCAGCGGGTGGCCATTGCCCGTGCTCTGGTAGGTACCCCTTCCATTCTGCTGGCAGATGAACCCACAGGTGCCCTTGATACCCGTGTGGGCCAGGAAATAATGAATCTTTTTCTGGAGCTGAACAGCACACATAAAATCACCACCCTCATCATCACCCATGATCCCCGCATTGCCGCTCAGTGCCCTGGAATCGTCCGCATGCAGGACGGATATGTTGCCAGTTCGGAGGAAAGCCGATGA
- a CDS encoding ABC transporter permease yields the protein MILKANLREAARSLISARQRSILALLGIVIGIASVIALVSIGTLAQRESMRQFMEMGTDILSVQAEQGRGGGTSKGFRLQDILIIPEGLSSIATVAPYASSYGELRKDGKRMGIPALGVTESFFHMNRLTMAEGRFISDLDGITTHACLSSNLAAKLKAQGISTDPGSELYYDNRKVTVVGTLEPVAMGGMRPYEIQEGLLMPLPAVLRMSPQSIINTFMARLSPDFTTGMGTEDLNTYFSALPDRMQLRIMSPEQMIAHMERQFRMFTLLLGAIGSISLIVGGVGVMNVMLVSVTERKREIGIRRALGARKKDIQWQFLIESVLLSLVGGLVGSLIGVATSWGIARYSGWQFEIIHGALILGVGVSVAIGIFFGYYPARQAAALNPIQALRTD from the coding sequence ATGATCCTCAAAGCCAATCTCAGGGAAGCTGCGCGCTCCCTTATCTCTGCACGCCAGCGTTCCATCCTTGCCCTGCTGGGCATTGTCATCGGCATTGCTTCCGTCATCGCCCTGGTTTCCATCGGAACCCTTGCCCAGAGGGAAAGCATGCGCCAGTTTATGGAAATGGGAACGGATATTCTCTCCGTACAGGCGGAACAGGGTCGTGGCGGAGGCACATCCAAAGGTTTCAGGCTCCAGGATATCCTCATTATACCCGAAGGCCTGTCTTCCATCGCTACCGTAGCCCCCTATGCCTCCTCCTATGGAGAGCTGAGGAAAGACGGAAAGCGCATGGGCATCCCAGCCCTTGGCGTTACGGAATCCTTTTTTCACATGAACAGGCTCACCATGGCAGAAGGCCGCTTTATCTCCGATCTCGATGGCATCACAACCCATGCCTGCCTGAGCAGCAATCTTGCTGCAAAGCTGAAGGCTCAGGGCATTTCCACAGATCCGGGGAGCGAACTGTATTACGACAACCGTAAAGTTACCGTGGTGGGAACTCTGGAGCCCGTAGCCATGGGCGGCATGAGACCCTATGAAATTCAGGAAGGACTTCTGATGCCCCTTCCTGCAGTGCTGCGTATGTCTCCCCAGAGTATCATCAACACTTTCATGGCCCGTCTTTCTCCGGACTTCACCACAGGCATGGGAACAGAAGATCTCAACACTTATTTCTCGGCTCTTCCGGACAGAATGCAATTGCGTATCATGAGTCCGGAACAGATGATCGCCCATATGGAACGCCAGTTCCGCATGTTCACCCTGCTTCTGGGAGCCATCGGCAGTATCTCCCTCATTGTGGGCGGTGTGGGTGTGATGAATGTCATGCTGGTTTCCGTTACGGAAAGAAAACGGGAAATAGGTATCCGCCGGGCTTTGGGGGCCAGAAAAAAAGATATTCAGTGGCAGTTTCTCATAGAATCCGTACTCCTTTCCCTGGTGGGGGGCCTTGTGGGCAGCCTCATCGGTGTGGCAACCTCATGGGGCATTGCCCGGTATTCAGGATGGCAGTTTGAAATTATCCATGGCGCTTTGATCCTTGGTGTCGGCGTATCCGTAGCCATTGGTATCTTCTTTGGCTATTACCCGGCACGGCAGGCCGCTGCCCTGAATCCCATTCAGGCCCTGCGCACGGACTGA
- a CDS encoding sigma-54 interaction domain-containing protein: MSDKTPLPPDVERLLKLMEQICHDLVWNRYDRVATLFELTQSTICPEPIASLAESFGMMLVKIEAREFQMEEMLKNLKETSKALEISRRQLLKENEGLKKGLMERFSPKRIVGQSQAMRQILDQTERIADTSVNVLITGETGTGKELIAKALHYNSTRKTRPFIAINCSAIPESLFESELFGIEKGIATGVNMRKGLVEQAGGGTLFLDEIGDMPLHIQAKILRVLEEREITRVGSSTVIPVDLRVVAATHRDLKTETKAGRFREDLFFRLNVISLALPPLRERTGDIPLLLQRFLDLHCRQMNRPLLKIRPEAMACLLSHHWPGNVRELENEVERVVALSYSEFIRLEDLSLHIRQESSVPDNPVLSGNTEKKETLALYDDGSKNQPSGKHFSLEENEKVLIERTLEATGGNRSQAARMLGISREGLRKKMKKLFAED, translated from the coding sequence ATGAGCGATAAAACCCCTTTGCCTCCCGATGTTGAACGCCTTCTCAAACTGATGGAACAGATCTGCCACGATCTTGTCTGGAACCGCTACGACCGGGTAGCAACCCTTTTTGAGCTTACCCAAAGCACCATCTGCCCCGAGCCCATCGCAAGCCTTGCGGAATCCTTCGGCATGATGCTGGTCAAAATCGAAGCACGGGAATTTCAGATGGAAGAAATGCTGAAAAACCTGAAAGAAACCAGTAAAGCCTTAGAGATTTCCCGCAGACAGCTACTCAAAGAAAACGAAGGCCTCAAAAAGGGTCTTATGGAACGATTTTCCCCCAAGCGCATTGTGGGACAAAGTCAGGCCATGCGCCAGATTCTGGACCAGACGGAACGCATAGCAGACACATCCGTAAATGTGCTCATCACAGGGGAAACGGGAACGGGAAAAGAACTCATCGCCAAAGCCCTTCATTATAATTCTACCCGCAAAACCAGACCCTTTATCGCCATCAACTGCTCGGCCATTCCGGAAAGTCTGTTTGAAAGTGAACTTTTCGGCATTGAGAAAGGGATCGCTACGGGTGTGAATATGAGAAAAGGCCTTGTGGAACAGGCTGGCGGCGGCACCCTCTTTCTCGATGAAATCGGGGATATGCCCTTACACATCCAGGCCAAAATTCTGCGGGTACTGGAGGAACGGGAAATTACAAGGGTAGGAAGCTCCACTGTCATTCCCGTTGATCTGAGGGTGGTGGCCGCCACGCACCGCGATCTCAAAACAGAGACAAAGGCCGGACGCTTCCGGGAGGATCTTTTCTTCCGCCTGAATGTCATATCCCTTGCCCTGCCTCCCCTGCGTGAACGGACCGGAGACATTCCTCTTTTACTCCAGCGTTTTCTGGATCTGCACTGTCGTCAGATGAACCGGCCCCTGCTCAAGATCAGGCCAGAAGCCATGGCTTGCCTCCTGTCCCACCACTGGCCGGGCAATGTACGGGAGCTGGAAAACGAGGTGGAGCGTGTTGTGGCTCTCTCCTATTCCGAATTCATCCGGCTGGAGGACCTGTCTTTGCATATCCGCCAGGAAAGCTCCGTTCCAGACAATCCTGTGCTTTCGGGAAACACAGAAAAAAAAGAGACCCTTGCCCTCTATGACGATGGCAGCAAAAATCAACCTTCGGGAAAGCACTTCTCTCTGGAAGAAAACGAAAAGGTACTGATTGAAAGGACACTGGAGGCCACTGGCGGCAACAGAAGCCAGGCGGCCCGTATGCTGGGGATCAGCCGGGAGGGATTAAGAAAAAAAATGAAAAAGCTTTTTGCCGAAGACTGA
- a CDS encoding lipase secretion chaperone translates to MKGYMLHFIRWIGIPVLLLFVVFYFYWENRHEGNEGAFLLEADSQSIFVEAHGAAAGGCAGLFRAEEGFKDPVPHCMMEESPEDVRNLFAWLSQSFGQVRDYAEHMEAVRGWLLENHGKERAEVILSFYRPYIESEMALAAYLALRPFPRTLEDSLVILEDIGNFRMAYLGEEYTKWLFGSEMARTQYRMTRKSIITDPETISREKLHALEELDSLYRLDRDEAPPAEGNAHQRYRELMAVHQADFGRMASEEEKRERIRELRQASFSDDVVAGLEALDQEVRAQQEKENVYRQQKSAMEQNPYLDSVQKEREMEELRNRFFGDDADTIIRRERIEADVKERMETAEKNKG, encoded by the coding sequence ATGAAAGGATATATGCTCCATTTTATCCGTTGGATCGGAATACCGGTACTGCTTCTGTTTGTCGTTTTTTATTTTTATTGGGAAAACAGGCATGAAGGAAACGAGGGTGCTTTTTTGCTGGAAGCAGACTCCCAGTCCATATTCGTGGAAGCACATGGGGCAGCAGCGGGGGGCTGTGCCGGATTGTTTCGGGCAGAAGAAGGGTTCAAAGATCCTGTTCCGCATTGCATGATGGAAGAGAGTCCGGAGGATGTCCGGAACCTGTTTGCGTGGCTGAGCCAGTCCTTTGGTCAGGTCAGGGATTATGCGGAGCACATGGAGGCTGTACGGGGCTGGCTGCTGGAAAACCATGGAAAAGAGCGTGCGGAAGTTATTTTGAGTTTTTACCGTCCGTATATTGAAAGCGAAATGGCGCTGGCTGCTTATCTTGCCCTGCGGCCGTTTCCCCGTACGCTGGAAGACAGTCTTGTTATTCTGGAGGACATAGGGAATTTTCGTATGGCCTATCTTGGCGAGGAGTATACGAAGTGGCTTTTTGGCAGTGAAATGGCCAGAACGCAGTATCGTATGACGAGAAAGAGCATCATTACGGATCCGGAAACGATTTCCCGTGAAAAGCTCCATGCCCTTGAAGAACTGGACTCTCTCTATCGGCTGGACCGGGATGAAGCGCCACCTGCAGAAGGGAACGCCCACCAGCGTTACCGGGAGCTTATGGCTGTGCATCAGGCGGATTTTGGCCGGATGGCCTCGGAAGAAGAAAAGAGAGAACGAATTCGGGAACTGAGACAGGCCAGTTTCAGTGACGATGTGGTGGCAGGGCTGGAAGCCCTTGATCAGGAGGTAAGGGCACAGCAGGAAAAAGAAAACGTGTACCGGCAACAGAAATCCGCTATGGAACAGAACCCCTATCTGGATTCTGTTCAAAAAGAAAGAGAGATGGAAGAGCTGCGGAATCGCTTTTTCGGTGATGATGCGGATACCATCATAAGAAGGGAGCGTATAGAGGCGGATGTAAAGGAACGCATGGAGACCGCTGAAAAAAATAAGGGCTGA
- a CDS encoding esterase/lipase family protein: protein MYGKGFVTIFCLVCMAVPAAHAKYDTRYPLVLAHGMGASARIAGIMDYWGAIPAALEGAGAEVYISAVNGMDSTEAKALDFRNQVMEILVISGAEKVNIIGHSHGALYSRYAISNLGLAPYTASFTSIAGPHQGSAMADMIMNGIPQKYHSLVGGSLDMIYALIMGDSNPDSLANGWAVTTHHMRQVFNPNTPDKEGVYYQSWAAKAKWGAPSVLMQVPWLIMLGLEGANDGLVSVESAKWGKFRGVQEGAWYSPGCDHLNIVGMLLGITPGFHAPQFYKNIAADLKARGY from the coding sequence ATGTACGGGAAAGGATTTGTAACCATTTTTTGTTTGGTCTGTATGGCTGTGCCCGCTGCCCATGCAAAGTATGATACCCGTTATCCTCTGGTACTGGCCCACGGCATGGGAGCATCCGCAAGGATTGCGGGGATCATGGATTACTGGGGTGCCATTCCCGCTGCCCTTGAAGGTGCGGGTGCAGAAGTGTATATCTCAGCGGTCAATGGAATGGATTCCACGGAAGCCAAGGCCCTGGATTTCAGAAATCAGGTCATGGAGATTCTGGTAATATCCGGGGCGGAAAAGGTAAATATCATCGGTCATTCCCATGGCGCTCTCTATTCCCGATACGCCATCAGCAATCTGGGGCTTGCCCCCTATACGGCAAGTTTCACCAGCATAGCGGGTCCCCATCAGGGCAGTGCCATGGCAGATATGATCATGAATGGCATTCCTCAAAAATATCATAGCCTTGTTGGCGGTTCTCTGGACATGATTTATGCTCTTATCATGGGAGACAGCAATCCGGACAGCCTTGCCAATGGATGGGCCGTAACGACGCATCATATGCGGCAGGTTTTTAATCCCAATACTCCGGACAAGGAAGGTGTGTATTATCAGAGCTGGGCAGCGAAGGCAAAATGGGGTGCTCCCAGTGTTCTCATGCAGGTTCCCTGGCTGATTATGCTCGGGCTTGAGGGAGCCAATGATGGACTGGTCAGTGTTGAAAGCGCAAAATGGGGTAAGTTCAGGGGAGTACAGGAAGGTGCCTGGTATTCTCCGGGTTGTGATCATCTGAATATTGTGGGAATGCTGCTTGGTATCACTCCGGGTTTCCATGCACCGCAATTTTATAAAAATATAGCCGCCGACCTGAAAGCCCGTGGCTATTGA